The Pongo abelii isolate AG06213 chromosome 7, NHGRI_mPonAbe1-v2.0_pri, whole genome shotgun sequence genome contains the following window.
AGCCTACAACCAGGCTCTAGCTTCTCCAGGAACACTACAGGATGAATTTAGTTTAAATATGCATTAAACTAAAAGGCATTCTCTCAAATGagtttaaatgcattttatttttagacaaccTACATGacatgtttttcttaaaaacaatgcCTCCACTCCAAATAAATCAcggtcaaaataaataaagagctcAAGATGACATCAGTCCCATTTGTCTTAAGTCCTGGTGTTGTGTGGATGACAAGCAGAAGCCAGTTATGACAGGTGATAGATCCAAAATAATTGCcaaatttgttaacatttttccatttctaaacCATCCTTAAAGAAAATCATATATGGGGTCACACCATCCTCACGGTAGTCCAATAGAGCAACAACCATGCCACCTGGATTCATGTTTTCACCAATAAAGAACTGGTAGTTTTTGAAATTAGCAAGGATGTGCTTGATTTGTTCTGCAGCCCCTGTCATAAAAGGTTTTACTCTTTCTGGTCTCTGTTCTTCAAGTTTCCCTTTGATTGATTTCATGTAATCTTTGATGTACTTCTTGTAGGCTTCTTTTGTGAAACTTGTTTCCTGCAGGTGATGGTTCATGACAATATCGACACCAGTGATTACTGTGCTTTCGGTACCTTCGCCCTCGGGGCCTTCAGCGGAGGCATTTCCACCAATGAGCGAGTCATCAATGTTATCTTCTGTCCTACTGACCATCTTCCCCTCCACCTCCAGGCACAACCCGTCCGCGATCTCCCGGATCTTGTAGATGTCGGAGAACATCTCATCGTGGCTGATGAGGTCCCGGTAGATAATCATGATGGCGACTGAAGGGAGACGATGGCGGCGCTAGCTTTAGCACGAGCCTGAAACTCGGAGCGAGCGCGGTGCAGCCGGAGCGGCGctcggggggaggggggagcggGCGGAAAAGCTGATCTCTGGTTTTTTACCTTTCCAGTCCATCATCCCCATTTCCACCTCCCTAAAACACAGACCTATCCAGCTTTTTACTCTGTTCAAAACTCTTAATGGTTGCCTTTGTGACGAAGTCATATCCTCCACCTGCAATGAGAAGCCCTGCACAAATTGTCTTCATTGTACAGCTCCCCTCGCCAGAACAGTTCCATATATACTCAAGCTTGGGCCACCATGTCCCTCATACTCAGCCTGTTCACATTATTAACTTAAAAAAtccattgtagttttgatttgcatttctctaatgatcagtgtcattgagctttttttcatatgcttgttggccacatgtattttggaaatcagtgtggtaattcctcaaagacagaactaccataggatccagcaatcccattactgggtatatacccaaaggaatataaatcactctgtcataaagacacatgcatgcttatgttcactgcagcactgttcacaatagcaaagacatggaatcaacctaaatgtctatcagtggtagactggataaagaaaatgtggtatatatacaccatgaaattctatgcagccataaaaaagaatgagatcatatcctttgcaggaacatggatggagctgggggccattatccttagcaacagaaaaccaaatacagcatgttctcttataagtgggagctaaatgatgagaacacatggacacatagaggggaacaacagacactggggcctactggagggcAGAGTGGGTGAGGAGGGAGATGATCAGAAAAAATGACTAATGATTACTGGGCTTAATAGCTTggcgatgaaataatctgtacaacaaacccccatgatgcgaatttacctatataacaaacctgcacatgt
Protein-coding sequences here:
- the LOC100442185 gene encoding translationally-controlled tumor protein-like; amino-acid sequence: MIIYRDLISHDEMFSDIYKIREIADGLCLEVEGKMVSRTEDNIDDSLIGGNASAEGPEGEGTESTVITGVDIVMNHHLQETSFTKEAYKKYIKDYMKSIKGKLEEQRPERVKPFMTGAAEQIKHILANFKNYQFFIGENMNPGGMVVALLDYREDGVTPYMIFFKDGLEMEKC